From a region of the Alnus glutinosa chromosome 1, dhAlnGlut1.1, whole genome shotgun sequence genome:
- the LOC133858888 gene encoding LOW QUALITY PROTEIN: inactive glucose-1-phosphate adenylyltransferase small subunit 2, chloroplastic (The sequence of the model RefSeq protein was modified relative to this genomic sequence to represent the inferred CDS: deleted 2 bases in 1 codon), whose protein sequence is MVILQLSLPTPIPQTNGSFAGLASISKKSSSKFHSTLPPRLFISNSQQPQYPISLSPPANQSVAAIVFGDGSESRLYPLTKRRSEGAIPIAANYRLVDAVVSNCINSNINKIYALTQFNSTSLNSHLSRIYSGVGLGKEGFVEVIAAYQSLEDKGWFQGAADAVRRCLWVMEEYPVSEFLILPGHHLYKMDYQKIIEAHRKSKSDITIAALSALRDQDTGFGFLKVNSENQVLEFRLKSESEPTSFVSVSFPPSSSLFWFYHFSRCSLRKFISEIQVESSRNCNDIAYCNLSSMGIYLINRDIIVQLLKEHFPKANDFTGEAIPGAISIGMKIQAFIFDGYWEDMRSIEAFYQANMESTKKANMGFNSFFDKESPIYTLPRVLPPTHLTDAVIIDSVIGDGCILGRCKLKGAVVGTRTRVGDGAVIEDSVIMGSDIYQMEGSQRSGMDRKAVDIPIGIGEDTQIRKAIVDKGARIGKNVLIINKDNVQEGNNEANGYVISGGIVVVLPSAVIPDGSIL, encoded by the exons ATGGTGATATTGCAGCTCTCTCTTCCAACCCCGATTCCACAAACAAATGGTTCCTTTGCTGGATTGGCAAGTATAAGTAAAAAAAGTTCATCAAAGTTTCATTCTACTCTTCCTCCAAGATTGTTCATATCCAATTCACAGCAACCTCAATATCCCATTTCACTGTCTCCTCCAGCTAATCAG AGTGTAGCAGCAATTGTTTTTGGTGATGGATCAGAGTCAAGGCTTTACCCATTGACAAAGAGAAGATCAGAAGGGGCCATTCCTATAGCAGCAAATTACAGGCTTGTTGATGCAGTTGTCAGCAACTGCATTAACAGTAACATAAACAAGATATATGCTCTTACCCAATTCAACTCAACTTCTCTCAATTCCCACCTTTCCAGAATTTATTCTGGAGTAGGTCTTGGGAAGGAGGGATTTGTCGAAGTAATTGCCGCCTATCAGAGCCTTGAAGACAAGGGCTGGTTTCAG GGAGCTGCTGATGCTGTTAGAAGATGCTTGTGGGTGATGGAAGAGTATCCAGTGAGTGAGTTTCTGATCCTTCCTGGTCATCATCTGTACAAAATGGACTACCAGAAAATCATAGAGGCTCACCGAAAGAGCAAGTCTGATATAACTATTGCAGCATTAAGTGCTTTGAGAGATCAAGACACAGGTTTTGGCTTTCTGAAAGTGAATTCTGAAAATCAAGTTCTAGAGTTTAGATTGAAGTCTGAGAGTGAGCCAACCAGTTTTGTTTCGGTAAGTTTT CCACCAAGCTCTTCTCTATTttggttttatcatttttccaGGTGTTCTCTGAGGAAGTTTATTTCTGAAATCCAGGTGGAAAGCTCAAGAAATTGCAATGATATTGCTTATTGTAATCTTTCAAGTATGGGAATATACCTTATTAACAGAGATATAATAGTACAACTTCTAAAAGAACATTTTCCCAAGGCAAATGACTTTACAGGTGAAGCAATACCAGGTGCAATATCCATAGGAATGAAG ATACAAGCTTTCATCTTTGATGGATATTGGGAGGACATGAGGAGCATTGAAGCATTCTACCAAGCAAATATGGAAAGCACAAAGAAAGCAAACATGGGATTTAA CAGCTTCTTTGATAAAGAGTCTCCTATCTACACTTTGCCTCGGGTTCTGCCACCAACTCATTTGACTGATGCTGTAATAATAGATAGTGTCATTGGTGATGGTTGCATTCTTGGT AGGTGCAAGCTCAAAGGTGCAGTAGTTGGTACGAGGACAAGAGTTGGAGATGGGGCTGTAATAGAGGATTCAGTGATCATGGGTTCTGATATCTATCAA ATGGAAGGTAGTCAGAGGAGTGGCATGGACAGGAAGGCCGTTGACATTCCCATAGGAATTGGGGAAGATACTCAAATAAGGAAAGCCATTGTAGATAAGGGTGCAAGAATTGGCAAAAATGTTTTG ATTATTAACAAAGACAATGTCCAAGAAGGGAACAATGAAGCTAATGGCTATGTGATCAGTGGGGGAATTGTGGTTGTTCTTCCTAGTGCAGTGATACCTGATGGCAGCAtattatga
- the LOC133876008 gene encoding poly(ADP-ribose) glycohydrolase 1-like isoform X1 gives MESREDLKSILPYLPLLVRSSSLSWPSVAVEEALKAMAKGPDHSMVDTGEALFVAITALRRLSPCLSSEPLDPSASHGYAFFFDELMSEAESAKWFGEVVPALANLLLRFPSLLEAHYQRADYGLFNGQLKTGLRLLGSQEPGVVVLSQELIGALLGCCLFCLFPVSNRGVKHLPTINFDHLFASLFHSYNESQENKIRCIIHYFERICSDMPVGLVSFERKVLPLERHPLCISYPESKFWRNSVIPLCRVEVQNSGLIEDQSSEALEVDFANKYIGGGALRRGCVQEEIRFMINPELIAGMLFLPSMAENEAIEIIGAERFSSYTGYASSFRFSGDYVDKRDVDCFGRRKTMITAIDALCSPGMRQYKQECLLREINKAFCGFFDQSKYQQYERLFQENVYFEAHLDQKLHETASTSGDTYGGKSVNQVIINYEKNCQSLGHEDNIGIATGNWGCGAFGGDPELKTIIQWLAASQALRPFISYYTFSLEALQNLDQVTLWILSHEWTVGDLWNMLVEYSCQKYKGQTDVGFLTWLLPSLPGHDAEMSDLPNTP, from the exons ATGGAGAGCAGAGAAGACCTGAAGTCCATACTACCGTATCTGCCGTTGTTAGTGCGGTCGTCGAGCCTGTCATGGCCGTCAGTGGCGGTGGAAGAGGCACTGAAAGCGATGGCAAAAGGACCCGATCACAGCATGGTGGATACAGGGGAGGCCCTATTCGTCGCCATTACCGCTCTCAGGAGACTCTCTCCCTGCCTCTCGTCCGAGCCCTTGGATCCTTCCGCGTCTCATGGTTACGCTTTCTTCTTCGACGAGTTGATGTCAGAGGCAGAATCCGCAAAATGGTTCGGAGAGGTAGTTCCGGCATTGGCAAATTTGCTCCTGCGCTTTCCCTCTTTGTTGGAAGCGCACTATCAGCGTGCAGATTACGGCCTTTTCAATGGACAGCTCAAAACTGGGCTTCGTTTATTGGGTTCCCAAGAGCCAGGGGTGGTGGTTCTCTCCCAG GAATTGATTGGTGCTCTTCTTGGATGCTGTTTATTTTGTCTGTTCCCAGTCTCTAATAGAGGTGTTAAACATCTTCCAACAATCAACTTTGATCATTTGTTTGC GAGTCTCTTCCACAGTTACAACGAAAGCCAGGAAAATAAGATAAGGTGCATCATACACTATTTTGAAAGGATATGTTCAGATATGCCTGTGGGCCTTGTCTCATTTGAGCGGAAAGTACTTCCTTTGGAGCGTCATCCTCTATGCATATCATATCCCGAGTCTAAATTTTGGAGAAATTCTGTCATTCCTCTATGCCGTGTTGAG GTCCAAAATTCAGGCTTGATAGAAGATCAATCCAGTGAAGCTCTTGAAGTGGATTTTGCAAACAAGTATATTGGAGGTGGTGCTCTACGTAGGGGCTGTGTACAG GAAGAGATCCGTTTCATGATCAATCCTGAATTAATTGCTGGCATGCTTTTCTTGCCTTCCATGGCAGAAAATGAGGCTATAGAAATTATTGGTGCTGAAAGATTTTCAAGTTATACCGG GTATGCCTCTTCATTCCGTTTTTCTGGTGACTATGTGGATAAAAGGGATGTTGACTGTTTTGGAAGACGTAAAACCATGATCACTGCAATAGATGCATTATGCAGCCCAGGAATGAGACAGTATAAACAAGAGTGCCTCCTCCG GGAGATTAATAAGGCTTTCTGTGGGTTCTTTGATCAATCTAAATATCAGCAGTATGAGAGACTGTTTCAAGAAAATGTGTATTTTGAAGCCCATCTTGATCAAAAG TTGCATGAAACTGCCTCAACTTCTGGTGACACATATGGAGGAAAATCTGTAAATCAAGTAATCATAAATTATGAGAAGAATTGTCAGAGTCTGGGCCATGAAGATAATATTGGGATTGCTACTGGGAATTGGGGCTGTGGTGCTTTTGGAGGAGATCCTGAACTTAAGACCATAATTCAGTGGCTTGCTGCTTCTCAG GCCTTAAGACCTTTCATATCATACTACACATTCAGTTTGGAGGCATTACAGAACCTAGACCAG GTGACTCTGTGGATCCTGTCGCATGAATGGACCGTTGGAGACCTTTGGAACATGTTGGTTGAATACTCGTGCCAGAAATATAAGGGACAAACTGATGTTGGCTTCTTAACATGGCTCCTTCCTTCTCTACCCGGCCACGATGCCGAGATGTCGGACTTGCCAAATACGCCTTAA
- the LOC133876021 gene encoding LOW QUALITY PROTEIN: RAP domain-containing protein, chloroplastic (The sequence of the model RefSeq protein was modified relative to this genomic sequence to represent the inferred CDS: inserted 1 base in 1 codon), which yields MEALLNTFPHQSCSKVFVFDPKIVHKLPMLKLRTGFFTRKPELGFVRRNCINLGRVSHGISSLSLNDDDDDDGPLDIKPPKKRKKQQKSKLLEDSDGMDWCMRAREVALKSVEARGLTRTMEDLITVKKKKKNKNKNKKFGNKEKVKKKLEEDLYNDSADEFELQDMGNVDDADVLRRNVSMLAGGMFEEKREKTMEEFVQRLSQFSGPSDRRKEINLNKAIVEAQTAEEVLEVAAETIMAVGKGLSPSPLSPLNIATALHRIAKNMEKVSMMETRRLAFARQREMCMLVGIAMKALPECSAQGISNISWALSKIGGELLYLSEMDRVAEVAFTKVGEFNSQNVANVAGAFASMQHSAPELFSELSKRASDIIHNFQEQELAQVLWAFASLYEPADPLLESLDNIFMDASQFKCCLSEETLNINEESSVDSSRDLGFDQVLRSPVLSFNRDQLGNIAWSYAVLGQMDRNFFSHVWRTLSHFEEQRLSEQYREDIMFASQVHLVNQCLKLECPHLQLSLRSALEEKISRARKTKRFNKKVTSSFQKEVARLLFSTGLDWVREYVVDGYTVDAVLVDQKVALEIDGPTHFSRNTGAPLGHTQLKRRHMTAAGWKVYSLSHQEWEELQGSSEQSEYLREILKDHLGGSXRQHCMNRER from the exons ATGGAAGCGTTATTAAACACATTCCCACATCAAAGTTGCTCCAAAGTCTTCGTTTTCGATCCTAAAATAGTTCATAAGCTTCCAATGCTAAAATTAAGAACTGGGTTTTTTACCCGAAAACCAGAGCTAGGTTTTGTGAGAAGAAATTGCATAAATTTAGGCAGAGTTAGTCATGGTATTAGTTCACTGAGTcttaatgatgatgatgatgatgatggtccTTTGGATATCAAACCtcccaagaaaaggaaaaaacaacaGAAATCGAAGTTGCTGGAAGACTCTGATGGGATGGATTGGTGTATGAGGGCAAGGGAGGTTGCCCTCAAATCAGTTGAGGCGAGGGGCCTGACTCGTACAATGGAGGATTTGATCACtgtaaagaagaaaaagaagaacaagaacaagaacaagaagttTGGAAACAAAGAGAAAGTTAAGAAGAAACTCGAAGAGGATTTGTATAATGACTCGGCGGATGAGTTTGAATTGCAAGATATGGGAAATGTTGATGATGCTGATGTACTAAGGAGGAACGTGAGTATGTTGGCAGGTGGAATGTTCGAAGAAAAGAGGGAGAAGACAATGGAAGAATTTGTTCAGAGGCTATCCCAATTTTCAGGGCCCTCTGATCGCAGgaaagaaattaatttgaacAAAGCTATTGTAGAAGCACAGACTGCGGAGGAAGTGTTGGAGGTTGCTGCCGAGACAATCATGGCTGTTGGGAAAGGCTTGAGCCCCTCGCCTCTCTCTCCTTTGAACATTGCCACTGCTCTTCATCGTATTGCTAAGAACATGGAGAAGGTTTCAATGATGGAAACACGTAGACTGGCTTTTGCCCGTCAAAGAGAGATGTGTATGCTTGTGGGTATTGCAATGAAAGCCTTACCAGAATGTTCAGCTCAAGGTATCTCGAATATTTCGTGGGCGTTGTCCAAGATTGGAGGTGAGCTGCTTTATTTATCAGAAATGGATAGAGTTGCTGAGGTTGCATTCACCAAGGTTGGAGAGTTCAATTCTCAGAATGTTGCTAATGTTGCGGGTGCTTTTGCTTCGATGCAGCATTCTGCTCCTGAACTCTTTTCAGAATTGTCAAAAAGGGCTTCAGATATAATTCACAATTTCCAAGAGCAGGAACTTGCTCAGGTCTTGTGGGCTTTTGCTTCTTTATATGAGCCTGCTGACCCTTTGCTTGAATCTTTAGATAATATCTTCATGGATGCTAGCCAATTTAAATGCTGCTTAAGTGAAGAAACTTTAAATATTAATGAAGAAAGCAGTGTGGATAGCAGTAGAGATCTTGGCTTTGATCAAGTTTTAAGGTCTCCTGTCCTCAGTTTTAATAGGGATCAGCTTGGGAATATAGCTTGGTCATACGCTGTTTTAGGACAAATGGACCGGAATTTCTTTTCTCATGTATGGAGAACTCTGAGCCACTTTGAGGAGCAAAGGCTTTCAGAGCAGTATAGGGAGGATATCATGTTTGCTTCCCAAGTTCATCTTGTGAACCAGTGCTTGAAGCTAGAATGCCCACATCTTCAATTATCTTTAAGGAGTGCTCTTGAGGAGAAAATTTCTCGTGCAAGAAAAACCAAGAggtttaataaaaaagtgactTCATCATTTCAAAAGGAGGTAGCTCGCCTTCTTTTTAGCACTGGCCTTGATTGGGTCCGAGAATATGTTGTGGACGGGTATACTGTAGATGCAGTTTTGGTTGATCAGAAGGTTGCTTTGGAGATTGATGGGCCAACTCATTTCTCAAGGAATACTG GGGCACCTTTAGGACATACCCAGCTGAAGCGCCGCCACATGACTGCTGCCGGATGGAAGGTCTATTCATTGTCTCATCAAGAG TGGGAGGAGCTTCAAGGTAGCTCCGAGCAATCAGAATACCTAAGAGAAATTCTCAAAGATCACTTGGGTGGAA AACGGCAACATTGCATGAATAGAGAGAGGTAA
- the LOC133876031 gene encoding uncharacterized protein LOC133876031, whose translation MASSDEPEVVARDVKDKAHKEDDKEHKEDDKEEGKGGFIEKVKDFIHDIGEKIEEAIGFGKPTADVAGIHIPCINLDKADIVLDVLIKNPNPVPIPLIDINYLIESDGRKLISGLIPDAGTIHAHGEETVKIPITLIYDDIKNTYAEIKPGSIIPYRIKVELIVDVPVFGRLTLPLEKTGEIPIPYKPDIDIEKIKFDKFSLEETVAVIHLKLENKNDFDLGVNALDYEVWLCDESIGRAELSESTKIDKNGISYIDIPITFRPKDFGSALWDMIRGKGTGYTMKGNIDVDTPFGAMKLPISKEGGTTRIKKNKEDRGDDDDDDDDEE comes from the exons ATGGCTTCATCTGATGAGCCAGAAGTGGTTGCAAGGGATGTAAAGGATAAAGCGCACAAGGAAGATGACAAAGAGCACAAGGAAGATGACAAAGAGGAAGGAAAAGGCGGATTTATTGAGAAGGTGAAGGATTTCATTCATGACATTGGCGAGAAAATTGAGGAAGCTATTGGATTTGGGAAGCCAACTGCAGACGTTGCAGGGATTCACATCCCTTGTATCAATCTGGATAAGGCAGATattgttcttgatgttctcaTTAAGAACCCAAATCCCGTTCCTATCCCTCTTATTGACATAAACTACTTGATTGAGAGTGATGGAAGGAAACTGATTTCAGGGTTGATCCCAGATGCTGGAACGATTCATGCACATGGTGAGGAGACTGTCAAAATACCAATTACTCTGATTTATGATGACATAAAAAACACGTATGCTGAAATTAAGCCCGGAAGCATAATTCCATATAGGATCAAGGTTGAACTCATCGTGGACGTGCCTGTTTTCGGGAGACTAACTCTACCACTTGAGAAAACTGGAGAGATCCCCATACCTTACAAGCCTGACATtgatattgagaaaataaaatttgataagtTCTCTTTGGAAGAAACTGTTGCAGTTATTCATTTGAAATTGGAAAATAAGAATGACTTTGACTTGGGCGTCAATGCGCTAGACTATGAGGTTTGGCTGTGTGATGAGAGCATCGGGCGCGCAGAACTCTCAGAATCcacaaaaatagataaaaatggAATTAGTTATATCGATATTCCCATCACCTTCAGGCCTAAGGACTTTGGCTCTGCACTTTGGGACATGATTAGAGGAAAAGGCACTGGTTACACCATGAAAGGAAATATTGATGTGGATACACCCTTTGGAGCAATGAAGTTACCCATCAGCAAGGAGGGTGGTACTACCCGTAtcaagaagaacaaagaagatcGCGGGGATGATgatgacgacgacgacgacgag GAATAG
- the LOC133875990 gene encoding thioredoxin-like fold domain-containing protein MRL7L, chloroplastic yields the protein MALQHTIRLPLSYPLSALKDSKFRVPNSVTGLSPQSKQRRRNSWVSSSRMECFSLSSNFLNSPLLGRAIRTSRLTESRSVGKLDREASSDSEEEEDEPPSGKVNDPYLMDAEERREWRSKIREVLDRNPDVEGEVDPVERRKKMEKLMADYPLVVDEEDPDWPEDADGRGFSMGQFFDKITVKNTKKAEDDNYDSDNEIVWQDDNYIRPIKDITTVEWEETVFKDISPLIVLVHNRYKRPKENEKIREELERAVQIIWNCRLPSPRCVAIDAVVEDELVSALQVSVFPEIIFTKAGKILYREKAIRNADELSKIMAFFYYGAAKPPCLNSIGDGHEAIPSVPINSKVS from the exons ATGGCGCTACAACACACGATAAGATTACCTTTATCATATCCACTCTCAGCCCTCAAAGACAGCAAATTCAGAGTTCCCAATTCAGTTACCGGTTTAAGCCCACAATCTAAACAAAGACGACGCAACAGTTGGGTATCTTCCTCAAGAATGGAGTGTTTTAGTCTCTCATCCAACTTTCTAAACTCGCCTTTGCTG GGTCGTGCAATCAGGACAAGTAGATTGACAGAGTCTAGAAGTGTAGGGAAACTCGATAGGGAAGCATCTAGTGACAGTGAAGAGGAGGAGGATGAACCTCCTTCAGGGAAGGTGAACGATCCTTATCTTATGGACGCCGAAGAGAGACGTGAATGGAGGAGCAAAATTAGAGAAGTGCTTGATAGAAACCCTGATGTCGAGGGTGAGGTAGATCCTGTGgaaaggaggaagaagatggaAAAGCTTATGGCTGATTACCCCCTAGTCGTGGATGAGGAGGATCCTGACTGGCCTGAAGATGCTGATGGGCGGGGATTCAGCATGGGTCAGTTCTTTGACAAGATCACTGTCAAGAACACCAAGAAAGCCGAGGATGATAATTATGATAGCGACAATGAAATAGTCTGGCAAGATGATAATTATATCCGTCCAATCAAAGACATAACCACTGTAGAATGGGAAGAGACTGTGTTCAAGGACATCAGTCCTTTAATCGTTCTTGTGCACAATCGCTATAAAAG accaaaggaaaatgaaaaaatacgGGAGGAGCTGGAAAGGGCTGTCCAAATCATATGGAACTGCCGGCTGCCTTCACCAAGA TGTGTTGCAATTGATGCTGTTGTCGAGGATGAATTGGTTTCTGCGTTACAAGTTTCCGTTTTTCCTGAGATTATCTTCACAAAAGCAGGGAAGATTTTGTACCGTGAGAAAG CAATTCGAAATGCAGATGAGCTGTCAAAAATAATGGCATTCTTTTATTATGGGGCAGCCAAGCCACCTTGTTTGAATAGCATTGGAGATGGCCACGAAGCAATTCCATCTGTTCCCATCAATAGTAAAGTATCCTGA
- the LOC133858636 gene encoding 6,7-dimethyl-8-ribityllumazine synthase, chloroplastic translates to MASFASTECFLPLQKWFLAPTHHRQGNGTSSTVVLLPRAAPHQSKSLSFSFSSQGMNSCIAVERKDRSSFAQTAAVRYLMGSVTRTQGLRFAVVVARFNEIVTKQLLEGALGTFKNYSVQDEDIDVVWVPGSFEIGAVAERLGKSGKYHAILCIGAVIRGDTSHYDAVANSAASGVLSAGLNSGVPCIFGVLTCDDMDQALNRAGGKAGNKGAETALTAIEMASLFEHHLK, encoded by the exons atggcTTCGTTTGCTTCCACAGAGTGTTTCCTTCCCCTCCAAAAATGGTTTCTCGCGCCCACGCACCACCGTCAGGGCAATGGCACGAGTAGTACCGTCGTGCTCCTTCCACGCGCTGCTCCTCACCAGTCCAAGTCcctctccttttccttttcgtCGCAAG GAATGAATTCGTGCATTGCTGTTGAGAGGAAGGACCGCTCGTCTTTTGCACAAACGGCCGCCGTTCGGTATCTGATGGGTTCCGTCACCCGAACTCAGGGTCTTCGATTTGCTGTG GTTGTGGCGCGGTTTAATGAGATTGTCACAAAGCAGCTGTTAGAGGGAGCCTTGGGCACTTTCAAGAATTATTCGGTTCAAGACGAGGACATTGAT GTTGTATGGGTTCCTGGTAGTTTTGAAATTGGTGCCGTTGCAGAAAGGCTAGGGAAATCAGGAAAATATCATGCAATTTTATGTATTGGAGCAGTG ATTAGAGGCGATACTTCCCACTATGATGCAGTTGCTAATTCGGCAGCATCCGGAGTTCTTTCGGCGGGTTTAAATTCag GAGTTCCATGCATATTTGGTGTCCTGACTTGTGATGACATGGATCAG GCATTAAATCGAGCTGGTGGTAAAGCTGGCAATAAGGGTGCCGAGACTGCTTTGACAGCT ATTGAGATGGCATCTTTGTTCGAGCACCATCTGAAGTAA
- the LOC133876008 gene encoding poly(ADP-ribose) glycohydrolase 1-like isoform X2 has protein sequence MESREDLKSILPYLPLLVRSSSLSWPSVAVEEALKAMAKGPDHSMVDTGEALFVAITALRRLSPCLSSEPLDPSASHGYAFFFDELMSEAESAKWFGEVVPALANLLLRFPSLLEAHYQRADYGLFNGQLKTGLRLLGSQEPGVVVLSQELIGALLGCCLFCLFPVSNRGVKHLPTINFDHLFASLFHSYNESQENKIRCIIHYFERICSDMPVGLVSFERKVLPLERHPLCISYPESKFWRNSVIPLCRVEVQNSGLIEDQSSEALEVDFANKYIGGGALRRGCVQEEIRFMINPELIAGMLFLPSMAENEAIEIIGAERFSSYTGYASSFRFSGDYVDKRDVDCFGRRKTMITAIDALCSPGMRQYKQECLLREINKAFCGFFDQSKYQQYERLFQENVYFEAHLDQKLHETASTSGDTYGGKSVNQVIINYEKNCQSLGHEDNIGIATGNWGCGAFGGDPELKTIIQWLAASQVTLWILSHEWTVGDLWNMLVEYSCQKYKGQTDVGFLTWLLPSLPGHDAEMSDLPNTP, from the exons ATGGAGAGCAGAGAAGACCTGAAGTCCATACTACCGTATCTGCCGTTGTTAGTGCGGTCGTCGAGCCTGTCATGGCCGTCAGTGGCGGTGGAAGAGGCACTGAAAGCGATGGCAAAAGGACCCGATCACAGCATGGTGGATACAGGGGAGGCCCTATTCGTCGCCATTACCGCTCTCAGGAGACTCTCTCCCTGCCTCTCGTCCGAGCCCTTGGATCCTTCCGCGTCTCATGGTTACGCTTTCTTCTTCGACGAGTTGATGTCAGAGGCAGAATCCGCAAAATGGTTCGGAGAGGTAGTTCCGGCATTGGCAAATTTGCTCCTGCGCTTTCCCTCTTTGTTGGAAGCGCACTATCAGCGTGCAGATTACGGCCTTTTCAATGGACAGCTCAAAACTGGGCTTCGTTTATTGGGTTCCCAAGAGCCAGGGGTGGTGGTTCTCTCCCAG GAATTGATTGGTGCTCTTCTTGGATGCTGTTTATTTTGTCTGTTCCCAGTCTCTAATAGAGGTGTTAAACATCTTCCAACAATCAACTTTGATCATTTGTTTGC GAGTCTCTTCCACAGTTACAACGAAAGCCAGGAAAATAAGATAAGGTGCATCATACACTATTTTGAAAGGATATGTTCAGATATGCCTGTGGGCCTTGTCTCATTTGAGCGGAAAGTACTTCCTTTGGAGCGTCATCCTCTATGCATATCATATCCCGAGTCTAAATTTTGGAGAAATTCTGTCATTCCTCTATGCCGTGTTGAG GTCCAAAATTCAGGCTTGATAGAAGATCAATCCAGTGAAGCTCTTGAAGTGGATTTTGCAAACAAGTATATTGGAGGTGGTGCTCTACGTAGGGGCTGTGTACAG GAAGAGATCCGTTTCATGATCAATCCTGAATTAATTGCTGGCATGCTTTTCTTGCCTTCCATGGCAGAAAATGAGGCTATAGAAATTATTGGTGCTGAAAGATTTTCAAGTTATACCGG GTATGCCTCTTCATTCCGTTTTTCTGGTGACTATGTGGATAAAAGGGATGTTGACTGTTTTGGAAGACGTAAAACCATGATCACTGCAATAGATGCATTATGCAGCCCAGGAATGAGACAGTATAAACAAGAGTGCCTCCTCCG GGAGATTAATAAGGCTTTCTGTGGGTTCTTTGATCAATCTAAATATCAGCAGTATGAGAGACTGTTTCAAGAAAATGTGTATTTTGAAGCCCATCTTGATCAAAAG TTGCATGAAACTGCCTCAACTTCTGGTGACACATATGGAGGAAAATCTGTAAATCAAGTAATCATAAATTATGAGAAGAATTGTCAGAGTCTGGGCCATGAAGATAATATTGGGATTGCTACTGGGAATTGGGGCTGTGGTGCTTTTGGAGGAGATCCTGAACTTAAGACCATAATTCAGTGGCTTGCTGCTTCTCAG GTGACTCTGTGGATCCTGTCGCATGAATGGACCGTTGGAGACCTTTGGAACATGTTGGTTGAATACTCGTGCCAGAAATATAAGGGACAAACTGATGTTGGCTTCTTAACATGGCTCCTTCCTTCTCTACCCGGCCACGATGCCGAGATGTCGGACTTGCCAAATACGCCTTAA